The DNA sequence CTGCCTGCCTTTCATATGAACGGTAGCCGGAAACGGCAAACAATTCAATCCCGGATTGCTTTGCTGCAGCAAACATCTTTTCCATATGAGCTGCAGCATCCTTGCGGATATAGCTCTTTTCAATATCCTGTTCCCCGAAAGAAAATGGAACTTTTGGACGGACAAGATCTTCCGGAATATAGCTGCCGGGCAGCATAAACTCTTTATTTACAAGCGCCATGATATTGGCAGGATTTTGAATCACTTTTTTGCCTTCTGTTTCGGTTATCTGATTGAAAAAGGCTGCTTCCAAAACAGGGCCGTCCGGGACAGACTTTTCTTCCTCCTCAGCTGCAGCCTGTCCATCATCCGTTGACGGTGCTGCCTCACTGGTCTCTTTGTTTTTATCAGAAGGGCTGTCCGCAGCCTGCCCGCCTTCAGGCCAAAAGGGAATCTTGCTGACAAAAGGCTCCATTCTGCTGCATCCCCCGAGGATAAAAACAGCTGCTGCGATGATCACTATTTTCTT is a window from the Bacillus infantis NRRL B-14911 genome containing:
- a CDS encoding M15 family metallopeptidase; the encoded protein is MKKIVIIAAAVFILGGCSRMEPFVSKIPFWPEGGQAADSPSDKNKETSEAAPSTDDGQAAAEEEEKSVPDGPVLEAAFFNQITETEGKKVIQNPANIMALVNKEFMLPGSYIPEDLVRPKVPFSFGEQDIEKSYIRKDAAAHMEKMFAAAKQSGIELFAVSGYRSYERQAVILDAEIQRAGEEKAVQAVAMPGSSEHQSGLAMDISSRSAKLELSEAFGNTAEGKWLAENAHKFGFILRYPKGKESITGYQYEPWHFRYVGPAAEEIYEKNLTLEEYFSIVKKI